One segment of Peromyscus leucopus breed LL Stock chromosome 5, UCI_PerLeu_2.1, whole genome shotgun sequence DNA contains the following:
- the LOC114703526 gene encoding acylcarnitine hydrolase-like has product MPSDRLPGWLNSLTYGLLLLFSVQGQDSSRPIRNTHTGQVQGSLVHLEDINMGVHTFLGIPFAKPPVGPLRFAPPEPPEPWSGVRDGTSYPAVCLQNITVLSALAQAPFTSTPPLLSMSEDCLYLNIYSPVHASEGSNLPVMVWIHGGGLVLGMASMYDGSKLAAIEDIVVVTIQYRLGVLGYFSTGDQHARGNWGYLDQVAALRWVQQNIAHFGGNPDQVTIFGESAGGVSVSSLVVSPLSKGLFHRAIMQSGVVTMPGLVYQSAEMVYTMVANVSGCNQMDSESLLGCLRGKSEEEILAITKVFKIIPAVVDGEFFPMHPEELLLSADFQPVPSIMGVNNDEYGWDVPTYLCNIDTGEKMDRETIQAVLQSTPTKLMMPPDSADILVEEYFGDTEDPEILLAQFKEMMEDSIFVAPALQVAHAQSPLAPVYFYEFQHSPSFFKDVRPSHVKADHGDEVFFVFGSSYWGSKFDFTEDEKLLSRRIMKYWANFARYGNPNSMDLPHWPVFNQDEQYLQLDIQTNVGYALKANRMQFWTKILPQKIQQLKDVENKHTEL; this is encoded by the exons ATGCCTTCAGACAGACTTCCTGGATGGCTGAATTCTCTGACCTATGggcttctgcttctcttctctgttcAGG GCCAGGACTCATCCAGGCccatcaggaacacacacactggacagGTGCAGGGTAGCCTTGTCCACTTGGAGGATATCAACATGGGAGTCCACACCTTCCTGGGAATTCCCTTTGCCAAGCCACCTGTAGGACCTCTGCGGTTTGCTCCTCCTGAGCCCCCTGAACCATGGAGCGGTGTGAGGGATGGAACTTCTTATCCTGCCGT GTGTCTACAGAATATCACTGTATTGAGTGCATTAGCCCAGGCCCCATTCACAAGCACCCCACCTCTTCTTTCTATGTCTGAAGACTGCCTGTACCTCAACATCTACTCACCTGTTCATGCTTCTGAGGGCTCCAACCTCCCT GTGATGGTATGGATCCATGGTGGAGGACTGGTTCTGGGAATGGCTTCTATGTATGATGGATCAAAGCTAGCGGCCATTGAGGACATTGTGGTGGTCACCATCCAGTACCGCCTGGGTGTCCTGGGTTACTTCAG CACTGGAGACCAGCATGCCAGAGGCAACTGGGGCTACCTGGACCAAGTGGCTGCCCTACGCTGGGTCCAGCAGAACATCGCCCACTTTGGAGGCAACCCTGACCAGGTCACAATTTTTGGCGAGTCAGCAGGTGGCGTGAGTGTGTCTTCACTTGTTGTGTCCCCATTGTCCAAAGGACTCTTTCACAGAGCCATTATGCAGAGTGGAGTGGTCACGATGCCTGGTCTCGTCTACCAATCTGCTGAgatggtctacaca ATGGTGGCCAACGTCTCTGGATGTAATCAGATGGACTCAGAATCCCTTCTGGGCTGTCTGAGAGGCAAGAGTGAAGAGGAGATTCTGGCTATCACCAAG GTCTTCAAGATCATCCCTGCTGTGGTAGATGGGGAGTTCTTTCCTATGCATCCTGAAGAGCTGTTGCTCTCTGCTGATTTTCAACCTGTCCCCAGCATCATGGGTGTCAACAATGATGAGTATGGCTGGGACGTCCCAACT TACCTGTGCAACATTGATACtggggaaaaaatggacagaGAGACCATTCAGGCTGTTCTACAGAGCACACCAACAAAACTG ATGATGCCTCCTGATTCTGCTGACATTCTGGTAGAGGAGTATTTTGGAGACACTGAAGACCCTGAGATTCTTCTAGCACAGTTCAAGGAGATGATGGAAGACTCCATATTTGTGGCCCCTGCCTTGCAAGTAGCACATGCTCAGA GTCCTCTTGCCCCTGTCTACTTCTACGAGTTCCAGCACTCACCCAGCTTCTTCAAAGATGTCAGACCATCTCATGTGAAGGCTGACCATGGTGATgaggttttctttgtctttggatCCTCCTACTGGGGCAGCAAAT TTGACTTTACTGAAGATGAGAAGCTGCTGAGCAGGAGGATAATGAAGTACTGGGCCAACTTTGCAAGATATGG GAACCCCAACAGCATGGACCTGCCCCACTGGCCTGTGTTTAATCAGGATGAGCAGTACCTGCAGCTGGACATCCAGACTAATGTGGGCTATGCTCTGAAGGCCAACAGGATGCAGTTCTGGACCAAGATTCTGCCCCAGAAGATCCAGCAGCTGAAGGATGTTGAGAACAAGCACACAGAGCTGTAG